GCCGTCGGCGAGCACGCAGACCTGGTCGGCGGCCTGCGCCCAGCCGGTGCCGAAGCCCAGGTCGGCGTAGTCCTTGGCGACGATGTGCGGAACGCCGTACTCCGTGTAGCGGATCACGGCGGACAGACCGCCGTGGGACGTGCGCTGCCCACCGGCCCGCTCGTCGGTGGCGGCCGTGGCCGAGGGCAGTACGGCCGAGGCGGTGAGGAGGGCGACGGCCGAGACCACCAGCTGTCTCAGACGAGTGCGCATGGCGACTCCCAACATCGTTGGCGGAAGAAAGGGTTGAGCATGTCGACACGTGTCTGCGTAGTCCATACGGGTGATGGATCTTCCCCCAAGGTGACTCACCGTTCGAAGGCCGGGTTGAGCGACTTCCCGCCATGTGTGCCGGACACGGCCGTACGGCTGCCGCGCTTGACCTGGCTCGCGCGACGGAACGAGGATCGCGGCAGACCCTGGACGAAGGAGAGCGGGACATGACGGCTGGTCGCAGCGTGACGGTCGACGGGACGCTGCGGCGCAGCGCCCGGCGCACCCCCGCCCGCGTCGCGATCCACTACGGCGAACGGTCCTGGACCTACGCCGAACTGGACGACGCCGTCTCCCGCGCCGCCCGCGCGCTGCGCGACACCGGCCTCGAACCGGGCGACCGGGTCGCCGCCTACGGCCACAACTCGGACGCCTACCTCATCGCCTTCCTGGGCGCCGCCCGAGCGGGCCTGGTCCACGTCCCCGTCAACCAGAACCTCACCGGCGACGACCTCTCCTACATCCTCGACCAGTCCGGCAGCAGCCTCGTCCTCACCGACCCGGACCTCGCGGGCCACCTCCCCGACGGCACCCGCACCCTGGCGCTGCGCGACACGGACGACTCGCTCCTCGCCCGCCTCGCCGCCACCGAGCCGTACGAGGGTGAGGAGCCCCGTGCCGAGGACCTCGTGCAGCTGCTCTACACCTCGGGCACCACCGCGCTCCCCAAGGGCGCGATGATGACGCACCGCGCGCTGGTGCACGAGTACCTCAGCGCCATCGCCGCCCTCGACCTCCAGGCGGGCGACCTGCCCGTGCACTCCCTGCCGCTCTACCACTCCGCGCAGATGCACGTCTTCCTGGTGCCGTACCTCGCGGTCGGCGCCACCAACACGATCCTCGACGGCCCCGACGGCGACCGGATCCTCGACCTGGTGGAGGAGGGCCGCGCCGACAGCCTCTTCGCCCCGCCCACGGTGTGGATCTCCCTCGCGAACCGCCCCGACTTCGACACCCGCGACCTCGGCGGGCTGCGCAAGGCCTACTACGGGGCGTCGATCATGCCGGTGCCCGTCCTCGAACGCCTCCGGGAGCGCCTGCCGAAGCTGGCCTTCCACAACTGCTTCGGGCAGAGCGAGATCGGCCCGCTGTCCATGGTCCTCGGCCCCTACGAGCACAAGGGCCGGATGGATTCCTGCGGGCGTCCCGTCATGTTCGTCGAGGCCAAGGTCGTCGACGAGGACGGCGAGGAGGTGCCCGACGGCTCTCCCGGCGAGATCGTCTACCAGTCGCCCCAACTCTGCGAGGGCTACTGGGAGAAGCCGGAGGAGACCGCCGAGGCCTTCCGTGACGGCTGGTTCCACTCCGGGGACCTCGCCGTGCGGGACGCCCACGGGTTCTTCACCGTCGTCGACCGGGTGAAGGACGTCATCAACTCCGGTGGCGTCCTGATCGCCTCCCGCCAGGTCGAGGACGCGCTCTACACCCACGACCGGGTCGCCGAGGTCGCGGTGATCGGCCTGCCCGACGACCACTGGATCGAGGCCGTCGCGGCGGTCGTCGTCCCCCGGGGCGAGGCGACCGAGGACGAACTGATCGCCCACGCCCGCGAGAAGCTCCCCCACTTCAAGGCACCGAAGAGGATCTTCTTCGTGGACGAACTACCGCGCAACGCCAGCGGAAAGATCCTCAAGCGCGAGCTGCGGGACCGCTTCGCGCGCCCCTGATCCCCGCGGCTCCCCGACGCGACCCGGGCGAACGCGCGACGCGGTGGGCAGCACCCGTGCGCTGCTCACGCGTCCGCCGCCACCGCCACCGAGCGCGCCCAGCGGTAGTCCGCCTTGCCGCTGGGGGAACGCTGGATGGCGTCCGTGAGGACCAGCTGGCGGGGGATCTTGTAGCCGGCGAGACGGGTGCGGCAGTGGGTCTGGATGTCCTCCAGCGACGGCCGGGCGGCCCCCTCGCGCAACTGCACCACTGCGGCGACATGGTTGCCCCACCGGACGTCCGGCACCCCGGCGACCAGCGCGTCGTAGACGTCGGGGTGGGCCTTGAGCGCCTGCTCGACCTCCTCCGGATACACCTTCTCGCCGCCGGTGTTGATGCACTGCGAACCCCGGCCCAGGACCGTGACGACGCCCTCCTCGTCGACGGTCGCCATGTCGCCGAGCAGCACCCAGCGCTCGCCGTCCCGCTCGAAGAAGGTCTCGGCGGTCTTCCTCGGGTCGTTGTAGTAGCCGAGGGGGACATGGCCGCGCTGTGCCACCCGGCCCGGCACGCCGACCGGGACCGGCTCGTACGTCGCCGGGTCCACGACCTGCGTACGGGAGTGGACGCGGATGCGGAAACCGTCGCCGGCGCCCGCGTCCTGCGTGGCCGTGCCGTTGAATCCGGACTCCGACGAGCCGAAGTTGTTCAGCAACATCGCGTTCGGCACCAGGGCCTGGAACTGCTGCCTGACAGTCTCCGACATGATGGCCCCGGAGGACGACACGCTGAACAGCGACGAGCAGTCGGTGCCCTTCATCGGGCCGGCCAGCGCGTCGATCAGCGGACGCAGCATCGCGTCACCGACCAGCGACACACTGGTGACCTTCTCCTGCTCGATCGTGCGCAGGACCTCCTCGGGCACGAACTTGCGGTGGATCACGACCCGTTGCCCGAAGTTGAATCCGATGAACGCGGTGAGCGTGGACGTGCCGTGCATCAGCGGGGCCGTGGGGAAGAACGTGATCCCGTCGCCCCCGGCGGCGACTCGCTCGGCCAGCTCCTCCGGCGACTTCACCGGCTCCCCGGTCGGCGCGCCGCCCCCCAACCCCGAGAAGAACAGGTCTTCCTGACGCCACATCACCCCCTTCGGCATGCCCGTCGTGCCACCGGTGTAGATGATGAACTGGTCGTCGCCGGAGCGGGTCGGGAAGCCCCGCCCCTCGGACGCGGCGGCCTCCGCCTCGGTGAAGGCGACGGCGTCGAGGGCGGGCGTGTCGGCCGCGGGGGTCCCCACCCGCACCAGATGCCGCAGCTTCTCCGTCCGTGGCAGCGCGGCCGCCACCCGTCCCGTGAACTCCGCGTCGAAGACCAGCGCGGCCAGGTCCGCGTCCCGGTAGAGGTAGACCAACTCCTCTTCCACATAGCGGTAGTTGACGTTGACCGGCACGATCCGTGCCTTGAGGCAGCCGAGCGCGGTCTGCAGATACTCGATGCCGTTGTAGAGGTGAAGGCCGACGTGCTCGCCGGGCTCGATCCCGCGATCGAGCAGATGGTGGCCGATCCGGTTGGCTGCCGCGTCGAGTTCCGCGTAGGTGAGCCGGTGTTCCGCGCCCGTGCCGGGGATGTCGAGGCACACGAGCGCCGCCCGGTCCGGGACCACGTCGACGACCGACTCGAACAGGTCGGCAAGGTTGTACTCCACCGCACTCCTCCTGACCCCGCAGCCCCTCGGTTGCCGGTCATCAGAGCAAAGGGCGGCGCAACTGTGAAGGGTTCCCGCACAGAAATCTGACTGTCTGTCAGAAAACCCTTGAAGTGCCGACCCCACTCCTGCAACCTGTTCTCGTTTCCCGCGGACGGAGGACAGCGGATGGTCGGCACCGAACACCTCACCGTGCGACGCGAAGGCGCCACACTGGTACTCACGCTCAACAGGCCCGAGGCCAAGAACGCGCTCTCGCTGGCGATGCTGGTCGGCCTGTACGACGGCTGGGTCCAGGCCGACGAGGACGAGGAGGTCCGCTCGATCGTCCTCACGGGAGCCGGCGGTGCCTTCTGCGCCGGGATGGACCTGAAGGCCCTCGCGGGCAAGGGGATGGAGGGGCAGGAGTACCGGGACCGGCTCAAGGCCGACCCCGATCTGCACTGGAAGGCGATGCTGCGCCACCACCGGCCGCGCAAACCGGTCATCGCGGCGGTCGAGGGGCACTGTGTCGCGGGCGGTACGGAGATCCTCCAGGGCACGGACATCCGCGTCGCGGGCGAGTCGGCGACGTTCGGCCTCTTCGAGGTCAGGCGGGGGCTCTTCCCGATCGGCGGCTCCACGGTCCGCCTCCAGCGGCAGATCCCCCGGACGCACGCGTTGGAGATGCTGCTCACCGGGCGGCCCTACAGCGCACGGGAGGCCGCCGGGATCGGTCTCGTCGGGCATGTCGTGGCCGACGGCACCGCCCTGGCCAAAGCCCTGGAGATCGCCGAACAGATCAACGCGTGCGGGCCGCTGGCGGTGGAGGCGGTGAAGGCGTCCGTGTACGAGACGGCCGAGATGACCGAAGAGGAGGGACTGGCCGCCGAGTTGAAGCGGGGGTGGCCGGTCTTCGACACGGCCGATGCGAAGGAAGGGGCTCGTGCCTTCGCCGAGAAGCGGCCCCCCGTCTACAAGCGCGCGTAGGACCCCGTGGGGCGGCCGTGCTTCGGCTGCGGGTCGGCCTGTGGCTGGTCGCGCAGTTCCCCGCGCCCCTGAAGGGGCGCTCCTGTCGCCCCCCTCTCGAAGGAGGCAAGCCCCGATGTCCGCGATTCTCAAAGCCCCCCTCACCGTCGAGTTCCCGTTCACCCGGTCCCTCGGGCCCGTCCAGAGCGCCTTTCTCACCGGGCTCAGGGAGCGGGTCGTGCTCGGTGTGCGTACCGGTGACGGCAGGGTCCTGGTGCCGCCCGTGGAGTACGACCCCGTCACCGCCGAGGAGATCCGCGATCTCGTCGAGGTCGCGCCCACCGGCACCGTCACCACCTGGGCCTGGAACCACGAGCCGCGCCGCGGCCAGCCCCTCGACCGTCCCTTCGCCTGGGTGCTGGTGCGGCTCGACGGCGCCGACACGGCCCTTCTGCACGCCCTCGACGCG
The DNA window shown above is from Streptomyces akebiae and carries:
- a CDS encoding acyl-CoA synthetase: MEYNLADLFESVVDVVPDRAALVCLDIPGTGAEHRLTYAELDAAANRIGHHLLDRGIEPGEHVGLHLYNGIEYLQTALGCLKARIVPVNVNYRYVEEELVYLYRDADLAALVFDAEFTGRVAAALPRTEKLRHLVRVGTPAADTPALDAVAFTEAEAAASEGRGFPTRSGDDQFIIYTGGTTGMPKGVMWRQEDLFFSGLGGGAPTGEPVKSPEELAERVAAGGDGITFFPTAPLMHGTSTLTAFIGFNFGQRVVIHRKFVPEEVLRTIEQEKVTSVSLVGDAMLRPLIDALAGPMKGTDCSSLFSVSSSGAIMSETVRQQFQALVPNAMLLNNFGSSESGFNGTATQDAGAGDGFRIRVHSRTQVVDPATYEPVPVGVPGRVAQRGHVPLGYYNDPRKTAETFFERDGERWVLLGDMATVDEEGVVTVLGRGSQCINTGGEKVYPEEVEQALKAHPDVYDALVAGVPDVRWGNHVAAVVQLREGAARPSLEDIQTHCRTRLAGYKIPRQLVLTDAIQRSPSGKADYRWARSVAVAADA
- a CDS encoding crotonase/enoyl-CoA hydratase family protein, whose protein sequence is MVGTEHLTVRREGATLVLTLNRPEAKNALSLAMLVGLYDGWVQADEDEEVRSIVLTGAGGAFCAGMDLKALAGKGMEGQEYRDRLKADPDLHWKAMLRHHRPRKPVIAAVEGHCVAGGTEILQGTDIRVAGESATFGLFEVRRGLFPIGGSTVRLQRQIPRTHALEMLLTGRPYSAREAAGIGLVGHVVADGTALAKALEIAEQINACGPLAVEAVKASVYETAEMTEEEGLAAELKRGWPVFDTADAKEGARAFAEKRPPVYKRA
- a CDS encoding acyl-CoA synthetase — its product is MTAGRSVTVDGTLRRSARRTPARVAIHYGERSWTYAELDDAVSRAARALRDTGLEPGDRVAAYGHNSDAYLIAFLGAARAGLVHVPVNQNLTGDDLSYILDQSGSSLVLTDPDLAGHLPDGTRTLALRDTDDSLLARLAATEPYEGEEPRAEDLVQLLYTSGTTALPKGAMMTHRALVHEYLSAIAALDLQAGDLPVHSLPLYHSAQMHVFLVPYLAVGATNTILDGPDGDRILDLVEEGRADSLFAPPTVWISLANRPDFDTRDLGGLRKAYYGASIMPVPVLERLRERLPKLAFHNCFGQSEIGPLSMVLGPYEHKGRMDSCGRPVMFVEAKVVDEDGEEVPDGSPGEIVYQSPQLCEGYWEKPEETAEAFRDGWFHSGDLAVRDAHGFFTVVDRVKDVINSGGVLIASRQVEDALYTHDRVAEVAVIGLPDDHWIEAVAAVVVPRGEATEDELIAHAREKLPHFKAPKRIFFVDELPRNASGKILKRELRDRFARP